The genomic DNA CCACAGAGCAATAGCTTCTTTTGATACCTTTGGAGAGAGCTTATTCCTCAGATTCCTGGCAAAATGAACATAACAAAGTTGATGATCCGATAACGGGAAAAACTTTTTCAATAGTTTGTCTAACCCTGAAAAATTATCAGTTACAAATACAAATACTTTACTCAAACCTCGATTTATCAAATCCTGAAATACCTCGCTCCATAAACCTAAATTCTCATTACCCTTATGTACCCAGTAACCCAAAATATGCTTGTAACCATCCATATCTATTCCTACTGCTACAAATATGCTAATTTTTACCATCTTGCCTTCTTCTCTCAATTCACAGTGATAAGCATCTATAAATACTGAAAACCAATCTGATTTCAGAGGACGAGTCTTAAAATAATCAAGCTTTTCGTAAATTAGCTCCTCTACCATTTCCAACGAATCTTCGCTGTTAAAGTCAAGTAAAAATCC from Deferribacter autotrophicus includes the following:
- a CDS encoding IS256 family transposase, which produces MEMVEELIYEKLDYFKTRPLKSDWFSVFIDAYHCELREEGKMVKISIFVAVGIDMDGYKHILGYWVHKGNENLGLWSEVFQDLINRGLSKVFVFVTDNFSGLDKLLKKFFPLSDHQLCYVHFARNLRNKLSPKVSKEAIALWKKIKMAYDYDEGCKLYDQLLTLVEKNKPDYAKYLQKYKENYLNFLKYPEDIRKYVYTTNIVESINAGLERMRYDVGGYFGSMKTIEINLFVQLINLHDSWLTKPIPVLKSKAYDLK